The DNA region caccatagaaccagggaagaagaaagtgaaactcGAAGTTTAATAAGTAGAGATTGAATCCAACAAAGATCAACAGTTGTATATGCAAGAGCACGGTATTCAGATTCAGTACTAGAGCGAGCAACTACTTGTTATTTCTTAGAATTCCAAGAAATGAGGTTGTCAcctagaaaaatacaaaatccagttGTTGAACGACGATCATCGGGACATCCTGCCCAGTCAACATTAGAGTAGGCAGCAAGAGTGAATTATGAATTTGGACAAAGAAAGATCCCATGACGAGGAGTATGACGAAGATATCGAAGAATGCATTTAACCGCTCCCCAATGAGAAGATGTAGGAGTTTGCATGAATTGACAAGCTCGATTGACAACAAAGGCTCAGGACGAGTTAGTGTAAGATATTGTAGAGCCCCTACTATACTACGATAGAGAAACAGATCAGATAAAGGATCATCATGTTTAGAAAGGGATGAGCCAACAGAGACGGGAGTGTGTAATGACTTTACTTGAAGCATATCAGCCCGAGTGAGAATATCGTCAATATACTTggattgagaaagaaataagCCATCTTTGATATGAGTGGCTTCCATTCCAAGAAAGTAATATAATTGACCTAAATCTTTAATagggaataatttatttaatttaaatataatttttgttaaaaacgATTTAGAGTTGTCCGTGAGAATAATATCGTCCACATATACTAAAAAGTATGTTGTTATTTGAGGTGCATGATACGTGAAGAGAGCCGTGTCAAATTTCGATTCTTTGAAATCAAAAGATAGTAAAGCAGTCCGGAGAGTAGCATACCAGGCACGAGGAGACTGTTTAAGACCGTATATTGCTTTATGAAGTTTGCATATATGATTATGAAAATCTGGATGGacaaaaccgggtggttgtgccatgtaaacttcttcttgtagagacccatgaagaaatgcattgTTAATATCAAGTTGATGAATGAACCATTGATAAGATATTACCAAAGAAAGAATAACACGAATAGTAATGAGTTTTGCCACAAGACTGAATGTCTCTTCATAATCAATACCTTGTTGTTGATGTAATCCTTTAGCCACGAGACGTGCTTTATGTCGATCAATAGACCCATCAACTTTATGCTTGAGTTTGAAAacccatttacatccaacaatatTATGAGATGGTGTGCGATGAATAAGAGACCATGTTTTATTCTAAATAAGAGcgttatattaatttttcatggCAAGACGCCATTGCGAATCTTTATTAGCTTTGGTAAAACATGTAGGTGTAGTAGCGAAAGAAATAGCAGTGAGAGCTAATGAGGACATAGATCGTGCTTTATTGCGTGTGATCATCTGATGATTAGAAGATTTATGTGCATTAACTGTTGTGATAATTGGTTGTGTTGaaggaataataataatagtagaaGAAGATGATATAGTGTTTGGTGATGTTGTGGAGGTCGAAGAGAGTGATGATGGAGACGGTGAAGTGATATGAGATAATAGAGGTGATATTGATGAATTAAGTATAGTTGTTGGAAGAGATGTCTCATTGTCTTCTTGTGGTTTAGACAAGTGCACAAGGTCCTTACTTTTGAAAAGAAAAGTGAGTTTGTCAAAAGTGACATGTCGAGAGGTAAATATTCGTCCAGACGGAATGTGAAGACACTTATAACCTTTATGAGATGAGCTGTAACCAAAGAAACTGCATTCAGTAGTATGAAAATCGAGTTTGTGTTGATTGTACGGCCGTGTGAGTGGATAACAAGAACACACAAATGTCTTCAAAAAACCATAGTTAGGAGAAGAGTTAAATATAGTCTCGAATGGTGAACGTTGATGTAATGTTGGAGTAGGAAAACGATTGATAAGATATGTGGTTGTTTCAAAAGCTTCACTCCAATAATGTAGTGGCATAGATGCATGAGCCAATAAAGTGAGACCAGTTTCCGTAATATGACGAATTTTTCGTTCAGCAATATTGTTTTGCTCACTAGTATGTGGGCAAGATAAACGATGTAAAATACCATGATTATccgttaataatttaaaatttctatattctCTTCCCCAATTAGTttgcaatattttgattttacgactaaataaatttttaacaaGTCGAAGAAAGTTGATAAATGTATTCAAAACATCCGACTTTTTCTTTAGAAGATATATCCATGTGAATTTgctaaaatcatccacaaaatgtATGAAATAACGACAACCATTAGACGAAAATTCAGGAACAGGTCCCCAAACATCCGAATGAATTAGGTCTAAAGGAGCCATTAATGTAGATTTTGAAGCTGAAAAAGGTAGTTTATGTACTTTCCCATactgacatgatccacaaaaaaaaaattgtattactACCTGAAACTGGTAATTTAAAGTGTGATATAACTAAAGATGTAGTAGCGCTAGAAGGATGTCCAAGTCGTGAATGCCAAATTTGAGCCGGAGATCGAATACCAATAAATACTTGTTTATTAGAACATGTTGAAAACGAACTTTCAGTAGGTTCAATGCAATAAAGTCGGTCCTTGAGTAATCCTTTAAGAAGCACTATCTTCGTATCTCAGTTTTTAATAAGACAAACATTTGGGTGGAATTCAAAAAATACGTTATTATCTGATGAAAATCTTGCGACACTCATCAGATTTTTAGTAATATCCGAAACGTGTAAGATATTACGTAAGTAGAGAGATTTTTgttgacttaaaattttagtagtaccaatattataattatttagaggCATATCGTTTCCGACTTTGATAGTTTGAGTACCTGTATAAGGAGCATGTACGTGTAGATTATTAAGATCGGAAGTAATATGGTCGGTATCACCTGAATCTGGACACCAAGTGTGATCTACAATAGTAAACGATGTAACTAACATTGTGTTAGGGTATCCAAATTaaggcctcggtcctaaaataattccagcaacctttctcggcacccttTCTCGGTCCTATTGTACACATGTGCCATATTtctatttgttgttttaatattttgttttgttttccttttctattttacaaactgaattctgttattctctaatagttgttgtaaccgaatattctaAGGCAAGACATCAcatatataaggctgatctttcttccccaaggacccatggatgaaataatgaagatatgaacttcgcccccatttgtctattattatttactatggactgtttggtatagaccaacaatatttctcttcgcacccttggttcttctatcccctcccccaaattctctattaaaaacattccgctgccctttgattgtagaatttccacccGATCCTAGAgttcaagaacttgattcttgagatcaagaacccataatcacaccttacgaaacaagtcgtaacacatTGTCGTATGATTTGTAGAAGGATTAAAACGAGGGCACTCGAGAGCACTATGTCcttgtacattacatatttgacaagatgaattataaaaacaactttcggagcgatgaccaattttatgacaaaaattacattgcgGACGATTATTGTCTCGGTTTTGTCTTTGATTCTTTCCGCCTCCATGCCCATAAATATAAGCAAAATTCGCCGAAACATTTGAGCGCggaatattttcataatgaaattttcttttcttgaatatgagtcGTTGTTCATGATTTAGAAGGATGTTTGTCATCTCATTAAATGTTAGATCTTCTTCGGAAGTTATAGCACATATCATCGGCTCGAACTCGTCTCCAAGCACGTTGAGTAGAGTTAGTTGCATATCTTGATCAGAAACATATTGTCCGGCAGCGATAAGTGCATCTGACAGGTTTTTGATGTGTTGAATGAAGTTAAGAAGAGAGTCACTACCTTTGTGTGCGTTTAGGAATTGATTCTGTAACTGAAATAGTCGGTtctttgattgagaaacataGATTTTCTCTAGGGTTTTCCAAAGTTCTTGCGCTaaagatgattttgagacttgttgACGAATCTCGTCGGTTAATGTTGAAAAGAGCCATGCAAGTACCCTTTGATCTTGGATACGCCATTGTTTAAACTTTggattcttgatttgaattgtattTTTTGACCATCTGttttttgaagaaatttgggaggagtttcaaaattttcttttactatatccataaaatcataACCTATAATGATTGGAGTAACTTGTGATTTTCAATAGATATAGTTATGTTTATCAAACTTTACGCTTCCAAATATTATTGGTAGAACTGAGAAGTGATATTGTTCTTACATTTAAATCGTTTTCGGGAGTTTTTCCTTataagctctgataccaagtttgATTTctagaattgataaaataaacaagaactatttgattgagttcttgaagagaaagattgaaataatattatttattgaatgagtaatctttacaataatttatctatttataatagtaatagaaaattactaaattgaaaaattataaaaattaattattatatttaacctaattaataggagataaataaataatttcttttatttatttaatactttatcataCCTAATATCGTCTTTCTTCCTTTCTATGAATCTGCATATTTCTTTGTTGGGAGAAACCCTAAGTTGCGATAAGAGATTTGTGCGAGAGAAGGGTCTGCTAGAAAGGTAAAGTGAGATAGGAGATAAAGTTCATAGTATCATAGCAATGACTTGGATTATTAGActtaaaaattatgattttggtTCCATTTGAGTATACGGTAAGTACTTGATTTTTATGCTAGGTGATATATGTAAGTTAGGCATTACTCGTGATAAGTCTATTATACTAAAAATTCTCTTTCCCATAAGTGTTGTTTTAATTGTTGTATATCCagttcttatttttttcccttaagatatattatacttttaaacATGTTACTCTATGTATTAGTTATAGTTATCTCATTtgtacataatttatataaaatatatttatctttataatagaAAATAGACATATAGAGggaataaaataatacatttttatttgatataatgaTTCTTCTAGTCAAGTAAAAGGTTATTTGACATGTTCATCATTTGTTACATGCTctctgtttttatttatttcttagtTCGGGAGATGTAATTGATACTAGTTATTACTGTAGTAACAACTAACCAACTTCAGCTCTGTGCGGAAACTGTTTTAATTGGAAGTACACTTAAACTTAAGACAGTTTGTTTAAGTAATGCATAGTGTCACGGGCTCAatcttttcactgacgatccgtacggcactagttacgatcttcgcaaaaacgagtaactagtcagtcttactcgacgcaacactcggcgtttaatagaattgacacaagaattctagagagaaaGTAACCCTTACAAAGAATAGTAGTATATTacttgaatacttggtgatttacaatgtaatacttcacaggtatttataggactaattctagctgttacattgattgtgcactaatttagggattccttataattatcaatcaaggacattcctaattaaggacattccttttatatgtcaattagtgatgcactaatcaaggaattcATTTTAACTCTCAATTAGGTGCGTTAATCAAGGACTTtccttctagcttccttccagtctagaatcttccttgggttgggcttaagagggctcaagcctcctcctcttcttgggccaggaggattgggccgtgacattctccttaagcctcctcttcctggGCCAAGAATAtccgtgacattctccttaagcctcctcttctCGGGCCAAgaagattgggctgtgacattctcccccactcaatctggcgacgtcctcgtcgcttCCTCCTTGTAGGCTTGGATGATGTCTCCACGTGAGATAAAAGTTTTGAGCGACGTGCTGGCTTTCTAACCCGTTTCTTCTCTAAGGGCCTTCATATTGCCTCGCAAGCCCCTtatgaattttggaaaattgtctctcttgatggaggagaagttttactatcactcggtttcctccgaactccaagtgtcttctcttcttttcctcccatttcttcattcttttggcggtcttgactatttcgcacttctctttcttgaatAGAAACTCCTCTGGTTGTCTCTTCAATTCCTCCAATTTGGGAGGTTTAATGCGATAAAGAACCGTCGCCGATGGTTTACtacatttgactaactcttctctgtgatccacctctctcttatggtggGATTTCTCTGATAATCCAGTGGGTATTACATCATGACCTTTCTCTAGGAAAGTTGTAACTTCTGGATGTATCTTCTCTTTACACGtagttttctcatcttctttcacattgacaaaagatgatgggtaggtgtcctccgcaccttttgagagttgcatggcagataagtgcctagtttctctcttgcactctcttgttaaaggtattgtgcgagtattaccttgctctagaatgtacatcatattggcagaagggagtaggatgtcatttaccttgtctaggaactctatgccgagaaccattttgtagtTATCCATGTcgataatggagaaatccagaaggccggtccactcccccaagttgatctttacattacgagcaactccataagtcgcacttggtgccgagttgactgctttaagccaccATTTCTCTTTAGTGTACTTAATCCCCAGTCTTCTCGCCTCCTTTACCTCTAAAAAattgttgttggctcccgtatccaacaaagctttaaccatgtggtttcttactCTAGTTTCCATAAATAGTCGTCCTTTCTTCGCGGACTTTGACTTATCAAACTTTACTGTAACGGCACTAAGTAGGTTTAACGACCCTAATCGAGCTTCATCGTGAATgcgttcttgctcctccatcaatgttgatagtttgttcttcattgggaactctcttgctttgtgcgggccttcacaaaagaaacactttatctGAGGTTTCTCTCCACGTTTCTCGTCCCGATCTCCTTTACCATTGGATTTGATAAACTTAACTAGGTCTTCATTGTTATGGAGATGgtctccaccattttccccattgtcattcctctcataggtcgactttggtttctcttgccttctcatCTCGACAAGAGATTCAGCCACGGCAATTGCGGAGCTTAGATCTTAGACACTACGTCGTTCCAATTCCAActtcgcccacatttgtagaccatcagtgaaggcaaacaaggcttcgtcgtctgagtagttagggatctcaaggagagtagcgatgaactccttgacatactccttgatactccctCTTTGTGAGAGTCGCCGCAACTTGGCCCTTGCTTCTCGAATAGCGTTTTTAGGATAGAACTGTCTCTTgagttcctccttgaattcaccacaggtattgatagaacacgtacctttttcaatgtcgctactccttcgcctccaccacagAATTGTGTTGTCTTCCAGGTATGTcgtggcagtatctatctttctcgcctcttctactaggccgagTGTTTTGAAATACTGATCCAGGCCCCATAGGAAGTTGTCGATCTCTttcgcattcctctcgcctaaatacgctttaggtCTTGGAACGTCTATCCTTATCGGATTGGGGACTCCTACAGGCGCGCGCCCGCACTCTTGCGTcaccgccttcttgagtaatgccacatcctcttcggtagcttgtaacttagaagtcattacctcgagtttctccGTCAAGGTATTGATTTCACCAAGGAGGGTCTGCTCCATGATCCGAGCTTGCTCTTAACATTTGGACAAGCCTTCATTTAGGGCATCTTGCATTCCTCCTCagagctcgtctctctccttctcaagctcggcaatgcgttcctctaggtccccggcattatcttgtccgtacgccacagtgagttctaccttctccaacctagcgataatgtcaacgatagcgtctcttgatctttctctttctttggtagctttggttcctcccgcctgaactttgcgagagttcctaccatcttctccggtcccgtagggaagattctctactttGTCCACGACTTTTGAATTTTCTTCTAATCTCTtcgtcatttcagctctgataccaattgtcacgggctcagtcttttcactgacgatccgtgcggcactagttacgatcttcgcaagaacgagtaactagtcagccttactcgacgcaacactcggcgtttaatagaattgacacaagaattctagagagaaaGTAACCCTTACAAAGAATAGtagtatattactcgaatacttggtgatttacaatgtaatacttcacaggtatttataggactaattctagctgttacattgattgtgcactaatttagggattccttataattatcaatcaaggacattcctaattaaagacattccttttatatgtcaattagtgatgcactaatcaaggaattcATTTTAACTCTCAATTGggtgcgctaatcaaggacattccttcCAGCTTCATTCCAGTCTAGAATCTTCCTTGGGTTGGGCTTAAGAGGGCTCaagcctcctcttcttcttgggccaggaggattggaccgtgacattctccttaagcctcctcttcctggGCCAAGAAGATTAGGCTGTGACAATAGTTACTGGtgtaaactatatttataaaatgtttaacattttttctctaattaaaaacttaattttcatCCCTCATTTT from Impatiens glandulifera chromosome 5, dImpGla2.1, whole genome shotgun sequence includes:
- the LOC124939283 gene encoding uncharacterized mitochondrial protein AtMg00810-like, which gives rise to MEATHIKDGLFLSQSKYIDDILTRADMLQVKSLHTPVSVGSSLSKHDDPLSDLFLYRSIVGALQYLTLTRPEPLLSIELVNSCKLLHLLIGERLNAFFDIFVILLVMGSFFVQIHNSLLLPTLMLTGQDVPMIVVQQLDFVFF